From a region of the uncultured Draconibacterium sp. genome:
- a CDS encoding outer membrane beta-barrel protein: MNSRIFFIALMMLVVASSISYSQNKMEAGGAIKFDINTGSSNGEYDFTGINGRFYYYLNDNFRLAPNININFPYKETDSGIEAKAYVTTYNAQVHYLFDFLNHPGLKTYALGGLSYNHVKVEASGMGQSVTETANDMSLSLGVGMDYQVKFGKLFFEVQDMFGDYDPFVLSFGVMIALN; the protein is encoded by the coding sequence ATGAATTCAAGAATATTTTTTATCGCTTTAATGATGCTAGTTGTTGCATCGTCTATTTCTTATTCCCAAAACAAAATGGAAGCCGGTGGTGCTATCAAGTTCGATATTAATACCGGCAGCAGTAATGGCGAGTATGATTTTACTGGCATCAACGGACGGTTTTATTATTACCTGAACGACAATTTTCGTCTAGCACCGAATATCAATATCAATTTCCCATACAAAGAAACCGACAGCGGCATAGAGGCAAAAGCATACGTAACAACCTATAACGCCCAGGTACATTATCTTTTTGATTTTCTCAATCATCCCGGATTAAAGACTTATGCTTTGGGCGGATTGAGTTATAACCACGTCAAAGTAGAGGCTTCGGGGATGGGGCAATCCGTAACTGAAACCGCCAATGATATGTCATTGAGCCTTGGTGTTGGTATGGATTATCAAGTTAAGTTCGGAAAATTGTTTTTCGAGGTTCAGGATATGTTCGGAGATTATGACCCCTTTGTTCTAAGCTTCGGCGTAATGATCGCGCTTAATTAA
- a CDS encoding alpha/beta hydrolase: MDIGEKLLVKNDICLVMLHGNSLDPTIFNPIIKEIVEKVKVATFCLPGHGNTPKLENYKFDELGCSVIERINKIAGKKIVFAHSLGGHLILQNLEKLSGIKHVICVGTPPLRSIKDMSTAFTQIGALMYKEKWEDSELDEIISSLTQNNQQLIREVLIKSDPGFRKALNDASNFENFKNEIENLQKTKFKVSLVFSNDDKYIDIEYCQNMETLIENENVECVFLPHGGHLPFFNYPVDFFRLMNELLTSA, encoded by the coding sequence ATGGACATAGGTGAAAAATTATTAGTGAAAAATGACATATGTTTGGTAATGTTGCATGGTAATTCTCTTGATCCAACCATTTTTAATCCCATAATCAAAGAGATAGTTGAAAAGGTTAAGGTTGCTACATTTTGTTTGCCAGGGCATGGGAATACGCCAAAGCTAGAGAATTATAAATTTGATGAACTAGGCTGTAGTGTTATTGAGCGTATAAATAAAATCGCTGGAAAAAAAATTGTTTTTGCGCATTCTCTTGGTGGACATCTTATCCTTCAAAATCTTGAGAAACTTTCAGGCATTAAGCATGTTATTTGTGTTGGAACTCCTCCTTTACGTAGTATTAAGGATATGTCAACTGCTTTCACTCAAATAGGTGCGTTAATGTACAAAGAGAAATGGGAAGATAGTGAACTCGATGAAATTATTAGCAGCCTGACCCAAAATAATCAGCAGTTAATCCGTGAAGTATTAATTAAAAGTGACCCCGGATTTAGAAAAGCACTAAATGATGCCAGTAATTTTGAGAATTTTAAAAATGAAATAGAGAATCTTCAAAAAACCAAGTTCAAAGTTTCGTTGGTTTTTTCAAATGATGATAAATATATTGATATCGAATATTGTCAAAATATGGAGACTCTTATTGAAAACGAAAATGTAGAATGCGTTTTTTTGCCTCATGGAGGACATTTACCCTTCTTTAATTATCCAGTGGACTTCTTCCGGTTAATGAATGAGTTGTTGACCAGTGCATAG
- a CDS encoding LuxR C-terminal-related transcriptional regulator, which translates to MNEIEKAYFKKLRLDLLKEKNSSHLDKFAYPLMPLQYSYVHNHRTGKLEHVQGVDRVLGYQCDEFTLDLYYDKLHPIDRKLIFTTSIQCIDSANEKIFEKPFGAQFTVLFRIKAKNGKYVHILRQSTILEYEKKLERTFSVCTDVTALGLTYKMNSSFFLKEHTSLDFTQLRNELIKTKWKKLTPREFEVLQLIAEGNTTKQIGEKLNISNFTVNKHRQNIINKTSTGNIQELLDETFKGRV; encoded by the coding sequence ATGAATGAAATAGAAAAAGCCTATTTTAAAAAACTTCGTCTTGACTTGTTAAAAGAGAAAAACAGCTCTCATCTGGATAAGTTTGCTTATCCTCTAATGCCTCTTCAATATAGCTACGTGCATAATCATAGAACGGGAAAACTAGAGCATGTTCAAGGAGTTGACAGGGTTTTAGGGTACCAATGTGATGAATTCACATTAGACCTATACTATGACAAGCTACACCCTATTGACCGGAAATTAATTTTTACAACATCTATACAATGTATAGATTCTGCAAACGAAAAGATTTTCGAAAAACCTTTTGGCGCACAATTTACTGTCTTATTCAGAATAAAGGCAAAAAATGGGAAATATGTCCATATATTACGACAATCAACTATTTTAGAATATGAGAAAAAACTGGAAAGAACGTTTAGTGTATGCACGGATGTTACAGCTCTGGGGCTTACCTATAAAATGAACTCTTCGTTTTTTCTTAAAGAACATACATCTTTGGATTTTACTCAGCTTAGAAATGAATTGATAAAAACAAAGTGGAAAAAACTTACTCCCCGTGAATTTGAAGTTCTACAACTCATTGCAGAAGGAAACACAACTAAACAAATAGGAGAAAAACTAAACATAAGCAACTTTACCGTAAATAAACATCGACAAAATATAATTAATAAAACATCAACAGGAAATATCCAAGAGTTGCTTGATGAGACATTTAAAGGACGAGTATAA
- the folE gene encoding GTP cyclohydrolase I FolE, which yields MSYREEIIFTNTGNGRNGKTNGHDNHETIGDNHIATSIDTPMRDDAFELSDERKMEIIEDKFRDIMETMGLDLKDDSLSGTPHRVAKMFVTEIFNGLNPANKPKVSVFENKFKYGEMLVEKNINMNSTCEHHFLPIVGKAHVAYISSGEVIGLSKINRIVDYFARRPQVQERLTVQIANELKTILKTDDVAVVIDAKHMCVSSRGIQDESSSTVTAEYSGKFKDKSVREEFLKYVEL from the coding sequence ATGAGTTACAGAGAAGAAATAATATTTACCAATACCGGAAATGGAAGGAATGGTAAAACAAACGGACATGATAATCATGAGACAATAGGCGATAATCACATTGCAACATCTATCGATACTCCGATGCGCGATGACGCTTTCGAGCTGAGCGATGAACGGAAAATGGAAATTATTGAAGATAAGTTTCGCGATATAATGGAAACAATGGGGCTCGATTTGAAAGATGACAGTTTGAGTGGAACACCACATCGTGTAGCCAAAATGTTTGTAACGGAAATATTCAACGGATTAAATCCAGCCAATAAACCGAAAGTCTCTGTTTTCGAAAATAAATTCAAATACGGTGAAATGTTGGTAGAAAAGAACATCAACATGAATTCCACGTGCGAACATCATTTTCTGCCGATAGTAGGGAAAGCACACGTAGCATACATTTCATCAGGCGAAGTAATCGGATTGAGCAAAATTAACCGTATTGTCGACTATTTTGCACGTCGCCCGCAGGTGCAGGAACGTTTAACAGTGCAGATTGCCAACGAGCTAAAAACCATACTTAAAACCGATGATGTGGCCGTTGTAATCGATGCCAAACACATGTGTGTATCGTCGCGCGGAATTCAGGATGAAAGCAGCAGTACCGTTACTGCCGAATATTCCGGTAAATTTAAAGACAAAAGCGTTCGCGAAGAGTTCCTGAAATATGTAGAGCTTTAA
- a CDS encoding PQQ-binding-like beta-propeller repeat protein: protein MKNLYLLFICLIAFSCSSNKTEIYQWRGEDRKGIFNEPDLLKEWPEEGPAELWYVEGIGDGYGTPTITDNEIFITGAIDSTATLFCIDLNGKKKWEVAIGKEWVSSYPGSRSQPTVVGDLIYVGSGMGNLFCLKRSNGELLWEKRFVEDFEGIYPRFGHSEAPLIDGDKVFWTPGGKEYNVVALNRFTGELLWSNPGHSERSGYNPGTLIKLPTRHIFVTFSAYNMMGLDAETGELLWTHAQDNVPIEKRQPGMGDTHSNCVVYDSGYIYYAAGDGNCGVKLQLSEDGTAIQEVWRNKGFDSYMGGIVKIDDHLYGSATSKKFFRSIDTTSGELSDSLKLGWGAVIAADDLLYYYGQNGTMSLVGFDEAGKMKPVSDFKITRGSKEHFSHPIIKDGILYQRHGQVLMAFDIKEKA from the coding sequence ATGAAGAATTTGTACCTGCTTTTCATCTGCCTTATAGCTTTTTCTTGTAGTTCGAACAAAACCGAAATTTACCAGTGGCGCGGCGAAGACCGCAAAGGAATTTTTAACGAGCCAGATCTTCTAAAAGAATGGCCGGAAGAAGGACCTGCCGAACTGTGGTATGTTGAAGGTATTGGAGATGGATATGGTACGCCCACAATAACCGACAATGAGATTTTTATAACAGGAGCTATTGACAGCACTGCCACTTTGTTCTGTATTGATTTAAATGGGAAGAAAAAATGGGAAGTTGCAATCGGTAAAGAATGGGTAAGCAGCTACCCGGGATCGCGATCGCAACCTACCGTTGTTGGCGATTTAATTTATGTTGGTTCGGGAATGGGTAATTTATTTTGCCTGAAACGCTCGAATGGAGAGTTGCTTTGGGAAAAACGTTTTGTGGAAGATTTTGAAGGTATTTACCCGCGATTTGGGCACTCGGAAGCGCCTCTTATCGATGGCGACAAAGTATTCTGGACTCCCGGTGGAAAAGAGTACAATGTGGTTGCTTTAAACCGTTTTACCGGCGAGTTGCTGTGGAGTAATCCTGGTCACAGCGAACGATCGGGCTACAATCCCGGAACACTTATCAAACTACCAACACGCCACATTTTCGTTACGTTCTCTGCTTATAATATGATGGGTCTTGATGCTGAGACAGGTGAATTGTTGTGGACACATGCACAGGATAATGTTCCGATCGAGAAACGTCAACCGGGCATGGGCGATACACACAGTAATTGTGTTGTTTACGACTCAGGTTACATATACTACGCTGCCGGAGATGGAAATTGCGGTGTAAAACTTCAACTCTCGGAAGATGGAACAGCCATTCAAGAAGTGTGGCGGAATAAAGGTTTCGACAGTTATATGGGCGGCATTGTAAAAATTGACGACCATTTATACGGTAGTGCCACCTCGAAAAAGTTTTTCAGAAGTATTGATACCACAAGTGGCGAACTAAGCGACTCACTTAAACTGGGTTGGGGCGCTGTTATTGCAGCCGATGATCTGCTTTATTATTATGGGCAAAACGGAACAATGTCATTAGTCGGTTTCGATGAAGCCGGAAAAATGAAGCCGGTCAGTGATTTTAAAATTACACGAGGTTCTAAAGAGCACTTCTCCCACCCGATAATTAAAGACGGGATTTTATACCAACGCCACGGTCAGGTACTGATGGCTTTCGACATAAAAGAAAAAGCTTAA